The following coding sequences lie in one Mycobacterium sp. 050128 genomic window:
- the ctaC gene encoding aa3-type cytochrome oxidase subunit II, with product MTPGGQFRSQRLSHRIFRPLALAGTLGVLAVTLSGCSWQTVFALGWPEGITPQAHLNRELWIGAVIASLVVGVIVWGLIFWSAAFHRKKATDTELPRQFGYNMPLELVLTVTPFLIISVLFYFTVVVQEKMLHLDKNPEVVIDVTAFQWNWKFGYQSVNFKDGTLTYDGADEARKKAMVSKPEGKDERGEERVGPVRGINTEDRSYLNFDKIETLGTPTEIPVLVLPAGKRIEFVLNSADVIHAFWVPEFLFKRDVMAYPKQNNSVNVFQVEEIQKTGAFVGHCAEMCGTYHSMMNFEVRVVEPNDFKAYLQQRSEGKTNAQALQAIAQSPLAVTTHPFDTRRGEQTQPVG from the coding sequence GTGACACCCGGCGGGCAGTTCCGTTCGCAGCGTTTGTCGCATCGCATATTTCGACCGCTGGCGCTGGCCGGAACGCTGGGAGTGCTGGCGGTCACCCTTAGTGGTTGCAGCTGGCAGACGGTGTTTGCCCTGGGCTGGCCCGAGGGCATCACGCCGCAGGCCCACCTCAACCGGGAGCTGTGGATCGGCGCGGTGATCGCTTCGCTCGTCGTCGGGGTCATCGTGTGGGGTCTGATCTTCTGGTCGGCGGCGTTCCACCGGAAGAAGGCCACCGACACCGAACTGCCGCGGCAGTTCGGCTACAACATGCCGCTGGAGCTGGTGCTCACGGTGACGCCGTTCCTGATCATCTCGGTGCTCTTCTACTTCACCGTCGTGGTGCAGGAGAAGATGCTGCACCTGGACAAGAACCCCGAGGTTGTGATCGACGTCACGGCCTTCCAGTGGAACTGGAAGTTCGGTTATCAGAGCGTCAATTTCAAGGACGGCACGCTGACCTACGACGGCGCCGACGAGGCCCGCAAGAAGGCGATGGTCTCCAAGCCCGAGGGCAAGGACGAGCGCGGCGAAGAGCGCGTCGGCCCGGTCCGCGGCATCAACACCGAAGACCGGTCCTACCTGAACTTCGACAAGATCGAGACGCTGGGAACGCCCACCGAGATTCCGGTATTGGTGCTACCGGCCGGCAAACGCATCGAATTCGTGTTGAATTCAGCCGATGTCATCCACGCTTTCTGGGTGCCGGAATTCCTCTTCAAGCGCGACGTGATGGCCTACCCCAAGCAGAACAACTCGGTCAACGTGTTCCAGGTCGAAGAGATCCAAAAGACCGGGGCATTCGTCGGCCACTGTGCGGAGATGTGCGGCACGTATCACTCGATGATGAACTTCGAGGTCCGTGTCGTTGAGCCCAACGACTTCAAGGCTTATTTGCAGCAACGCAGCGAGGGAAAGACGAACGCTCAAGCGCTGCAAGCGATCGCGCAGTCTCCGCTGGCGGTGACCACTCATCCGTTCGACACTCGCCGCGGCGAACAGACCCAACCAGTCGGTTAG
- a CDS encoding cytochrome c oxidase subunit 4 → MHIEARLFEFVAAFFVFCAVLYGVLTALYATGGEEWAGTTALALTGGLALITATFFRFVARRLDTRPEDYEGAEISDGAGELGFFAPHSWWPLMLALSGSVAAVGIALWLPWLIVAGVVFILASAAGLVFEYYVGPEKH, encoded by the coding sequence ATGCATATCGAAGCGAGGCTGTTCGAATTCGTCGCCGCGTTCTTCGTCTTCTGCGCGGTGCTCTACGGGGTACTGACCGCGCTGTACGCCACCGGTGGCGAGGAGTGGGCGGGTACCACCGCGCTGGCGCTGACGGGCGGTTTGGCGTTGATCACGGCCACCTTCTTCCGGTTCGTGGCCCGTCGCCTCGACACCCGGCCCGAGGACTACGAGGGCGCTGAAATCAGCGACGGTGCAGGCGAATTGGGGTTCTTCGCCCCGCACAGCTGGTGGCCGCTGATGCTCGCATTGTCGGGCTCGGTCGCCGCGGTCGGTATCGCGCTGTGGCTGCCGTGGCTGATCGTCGCCGGTGTGGTGTTCATCCTTGCTTCGGCCGCCGGATTGGTCTTCGAGTACTACGTGGGCCCCGAGAAGCACTGA
- the asnB gene encoding asparagine synthase (glutamine-hydrolyzing), with the protein MCGLLAFVAAPAGLNDRAGGPGAAGTDDAIIRSLRLMRHRGPDEPGGLFDPDHDGAVVFGFNRLSFIDIAHSHQPLRWGPPEAPDRYVLVFNGEIYNYLELRDELAARYGAAFATDGDGEAIVAGYHHWGTEVLTRLRGMFAFALWDTVTRELFCARDPFGIKPLFMATGTGGTAVASEKKCLLDLVDLVGFDTAIDERAVQHYTVLQYVPEPETLHRGVRRLESGCYARIRPGSPPQVTRYFAPRFAAVPLTRDTEQARYDEITAVLEDSVAKHMRADVTVGAFLSGGIDSTAIAALAIRHNPRLITFTTGFEREGFSEIDIAVASAEAIGARHIAKVVSAGEFVAALPEIVWYLDEPVADPALVPLFFVAREARKHVKVVLSGEGADELFGGYTIYREPLSLKPFDYLPPPLRRSMGKMSKPLPDGMRGKSLLHRGSLTLEERYYGNARSFSDAQLRDVLTGFREQWTHTDVTASVYAESAGWDPVARMQHVDLFTWLRGDILVKADKMTMANSLELRVPFLDPEVFAVASRLPVEAKITRTTTKYALRRALEPIVPAHVLNRPKLGFPVPIRHWLRAGELLEWAYATVDASQAGHLVDTAAVRRMLDEHRSGVSDHSRRLWTVLIFMLWHAIFVEHTVVPQISEPVYPVQL; encoded by the coding sequence GTGTGTGGACTGCTGGCGTTCGTCGCGGCCCCGGCCGGCCTGAACGACCGGGCGGGCGGCCCCGGCGCTGCCGGGACCGATGACGCCATCATCCGCTCGCTACGCCTGATGCGGCACCGGGGGCCCGACGAGCCCGGCGGTTTGTTTGACCCAGACCATGACGGGGCCGTCGTGTTCGGCTTCAACCGGCTGTCGTTCATCGACATCGCACATTCGCATCAGCCGCTGCGCTGGGGACCGCCCGAGGCACCCGACCGCTACGTGCTGGTGTTCAACGGCGAGATCTACAACTACCTCGAGCTGCGCGACGAACTGGCCGCCCGGTACGGCGCCGCCTTCGCCACCGACGGTGACGGTGAGGCCATCGTCGCCGGCTACCACCACTGGGGCACCGAGGTGCTGACGCGGCTGCGCGGCATGTTCGCCTTCGCGCTGTGGGACACCGTCACCCGCGAATTGTTCTGTGCCCGCGATCCTTTCGGCATCAAGCCACTGTTCATGGCGACCGGCACCGGCGGCACGGCGGTGGCCAGCGAGAAAAAATGCCTGCTGGATCTCGTCGACCTGGTCGGGTTCGACACCGCGATCGATGAGCGCGCGGTGCAGCACTACACCGTCCTGCAGTACGTGCCGGAGCCCGAGACGCTGCACCGCGGGGTGCGCCGGCTCGAATCGGGTTGCTACGCGCGCATCCGGCCCGGATCGCCGCCGCAGGTCACCCGCTACTTCGCGCCGCGGTTCGCCGCGGTGCCGTTGACCCGCGACACCGAGCAGGCCCGCTACGACGAGATCACCGCGGTGCTCGAGGACTCGGTGGCCAAGCACATGCGCGCCGACGTCACGGTCGGGGCGTTCCTGTCCGGCGGCATCGATTCCACCGCGATCGCGGCGCTGGCCATCCGGCACAACCCGCGGCTGATCACGTTCACCACCGGATTCGAGCGCGAGGGCTTCTCCGAGATCGACATCGCGGTGGCCTCGGCCGAGGCCATCGGGGCCCGCCACATCGCCAAGGTGGTCAGCGCCGGCGAGTTCGTCGCCGCCCTGCCCGAGATCGTCTGGTATCTCGACGAACCGGTCGCCGACCCGGCGCTGGTGCCGCTGTTCTTCGTCGCGCGTGAGGCCCGCAAGCACGTCAAGGTGGTGCTCTCCGGCGAGGGCGCCGACGAGCTGTTCGGCGGGTACACGATCTATCGAGAACCGTTGTCGCTGAAGCCCTTTGACTACCTTCCCCCGCCGCTGCGGCGATCGATGGGCAAAATGAGCAAGCCGCTGCCCGACGGTATGCGCGGTAAGAGCCTGCTGCATCGCGGTTCGCTGACGCTCGAGGAGCGCTACTACGGCAACGCCCGCAGCTTCTCGGACGCGCAGCTGCGCGACGTGTTGACCGGGTTCCGCGAGCAGTGGACGCATACCGACGTGACGGCCTCGGTGTACGCCGAATCGGCGGGCTGGGACCCGGTGGCCCGCATGCAGCACGTCGACCTGTTCACCTGGCTGCGCGGCGACATCCTGGTCAAGGCCGACAAGATGACGATGGCCAACTCGCTGGAGCTGCGGGTGCCGTTCCTGGATCCGGAGGTGTTCGCGGTCGCGTCGCGGCTACCCGTCGAGGCGAAGATCACCCGAACCACCACCAAGTACGCGCTGCGGCGCGCGCTGGAACCCATCGTCCCCGCCCACGTGCTAAACCGGCCCAAGCTGGGCTTTCCGGTGCCCATCCGGCATTGGCTGCGCGCCGGCGAACTGCTGGAGTGGGCCTACGCGACGGTGGACGCGTCGCAGGCCGGTCACCTGGTCGACACCGCCGCCGTGCGCCGGATGCTCGACGAACACCGCAGCGGCGTCAGCGATCACAGCCGACGGCTGTGGACGGTGCTGATCTTCATGCTCTGGCACGCGATCTTCGTCGAGCACACCGTGGTGCCCCAGATCAGCGAGCCGGTCTACCCCGTACAGCTCTAG